Proteins encoded in a region of the Desulfovibrio sp. genome:
- the tsaB gene encoding tRNA (adenosine(37)-N6)-threonylcarbamoyltransferase complex dimerization subunit type 1 TsaB yields the protein MQAGTGLELILNAAEGALQIVVTEDERLLCVQEWHKADRATEILAPALAEICTTLGIAPAAFRRIACVRGPGSFTGIRLVLTTAAALRRVGQARLAGLDYMQALATSAVLQHNLFYGTPVWVLTHARRNLVHCQPFMSYGPQIPAQPGKAVDLCSPQEALRRMQATVHAPLPEGTDPHRCIHVCGSGLTRNADVFGELTGMRMIVAPEQAEMIAMPRLVSPDTASLCLLARHGDYFDADIEPLYVRPCDAVENLPQLAPRMGMSGEHALAALDSMLERAPQSEI from the coding sequence ATGCAGGCTGGCACCGGGCTGGAGCTGATTCTTAACGCCGCCGAGGGCGCGTTGCAGATCGTTGTGACCGAAGACGAGCGGCTGCTCTGCGTGCAGGAATGGCACAAGGCCGACCGGGCTACGGAAATTCTGGCTCCGGCGCTGGCCGAAATATGCACAACACTTGGCATAGCGCCCGCCGCCTTTCGCCGCATAGCCTGCGTGCGCGGGCCGGGGTCGTTTACCGGCATACGGCTGGTGCTCACCACTGCCGCTGCCCTGCGCCGCGTGGGTCAGGCCCGCCTTGCGGGCCTGGACTACATGCAGGCCCTGGCCACCAGCGCCGTGCTGCAGCACAACCTGTTTTACGGCACCCCCGTGTGGGTGCTCACACATGCCCGCCGTAATCTTGTGCATTGCCAGCCTTTTATGTCGTATGGCCCGCAAATTCCGGCCCAGCCGGGTAAGGCCGTAGACCTGTGCTCGCCGCAGGAGGCCCTGCGCCGCATGCAGGCCACCGTGCACGCTCCCCTGCCCGAAGGCACAGACCCGCACCGGTGCATCCATGTTTGCGGCAGCGGTCTGACCCGCAATGCCGACGTGTTTGGTGAACTGACGGGTATGCGCATGATTGTGGCTCCCGAGCAGGCAGAGATGATCGCCATGCCGCGTCTGGTCAGCCCGGATACGGCCTCGCTGTGTCTGCTGGCCCGCCACGGTGACTATTTTGACGCCGATATAGAGCCACTGTACGTGCGCCCCTGTGACGCCGTTGAAAACCTGCCCCAGCTGGCCCCCCGCATGGGCATGAGCGGTGAACA